A region of the Anaerolineales bacterium genome:
CAGTCCGATTCGGACGGAGAAGGCGGTTCTCTGATTTTCGGCTCGCTTCCCGTTTCCGCCCCCGCGGAGGATTTGGCGCCGGAGCTGGCCGTTTTTCTCGGGCGCTGGGAGGGATTTAAGCATGGGCGGGGAAGCGGCCTACCGTTTCGCCCTGATCCTGCCTGGTTTCTTCGCCGCCGTTTCGCCGCTGGCGGGCTTCAACCCCAAACACTCTCCGGCGGCCCTGCAGGGCGGCTGCTCCCCCCTTCCGCTTCCCCTCAAAAACCTGAGGGGCGTTCCGGTTTGGGCGATCAGCGGCGCGGAGGATATCGTGGTTCCGCTGTCGGTCGTGCAAGCGGCCATCGACGAGCTCAAGGCGGCGGGAGTCGATATCCGGCTGAGACTATCCTGGAAGGCCACGACCACGACGTCTGGACGGACACCTACTCTGATCCGGAGTATTACGAATGGTTCCTGCAATATCAACGCGACTAAGACCCGATGTTCCCCGGCCGTCCGGCGGGCCGCACCGCAGATCGGGCGGCGGACCATAAGAATCCTGTTCTTCGCCGCTCTGGCCGGAATCTTCTGCCTTCACGGTTGCGCCTCCGCGTCCCCGAATCGCGCGACTCCGAAGCCCGGATGGACGGTATACGCCAACGACCTGTATGGATATGAAATCCAATATCCGCAAGGATACGCCCTGTGGCCGACCGGTCCAGAAGGCGGTCGGGACGGCGCGAACATCCGCATCGCGCTTGCCGACCGCGCGGCGCCCGCTCCGGTCCTCGATATCCGGATCAGCCCGCGCACGCCCGAATCGGAATTTCCCGGCCCGGCCGCGTCCTCCGGACAATTCCAAGCCGAGGCGAACGAGGTCCTGATCGGCGGCCGCCCGGCCCGGGAATGGATCCTATTCTGGAAAAGCACCGGCGAGATCGCATTCGTGGAAATTCTCGCCGACGGGGTGGTGTTCCAATTCGCCGCCGGTCCGGGGCCGGCGGATTTCCACGCCTCGGAATGGCGGCAAATCGTCGCCACGTTCCGGCTGACCGGCGGTTGAGCCCGCCGGCCGCGCTTCCCCGTCCGGCAGGCATCCGGCGATTTCCACCCCGGGGCTTTTCCCTCAACCGGGCCCGGGCAGTCCTTTTTCCAAGGTGGGTGATCATGGATTATTCGATTCGAGAGGCGACCCCTGCTGATGCGCCGGACATCGTCGCGCTCGTCCGGGAAACGTCGCAGGAGGACAACGAGCACACTCCGCTGACGGAAGCTTATGTGGGCGAGTATCTCGCCGCTCCGGACAGCGGGATCCTCCTCGCCGAGGCGGACGGACAAACCGCCGGTCTGCTGAGTTATTCCATCCGGCCGGGCCTTTTCCACGCCGCGCCCTCCTGCCTGATCGAATTGCTCGTCGTCCGTAAGCCGCTGCGCGGCCGCGGCGCGGGCGGTGCGTTGCTTAAGAAGATGCTGGCGCGGGCCGCGGCGCTCGGTTGCGCCGAGGTGTCGGTTTCGACGATGCCGGACAACGCCGGAGCCATCCGTTTCTACCGCCGCCACGGCCTGACGGAGGAGGCGGTTTTTCTGGAAAAGC
Encoded here:
- a CDS encoding GNAT family N-acetyltransferase, encoding MDYSIREATPADAPDIVALVRETSQEDNEHTPLTEAYVGEYLAAPDSGILLAEADGQTAGLLSYSIRPGLFHAAPSCLIELLVVRKPLRGRGAGGALLKKMLARAAALGCAEVSVSTMPDNAGAIRFYRRHGLTEEAVFLEKHFPG